From Thermoflavifilum aggregans, a single genomic window includes:
- a CDS encoding 3-hydroxyacyl-CoA dehydrogenase/enoyl-CoA hydratase family protein yields MMRKRIHQVAVLGAGVMGSRIACHLANAGLQVLLLDMVPPALNEKEKQQGLTEKNPAFRNRIVNDALQAAVKSKPSPIFHNSVLQRISTGNFEDDLHRIATCDWIIEAVVEQLPIKQSLFEKVEQYRKPGTYISTNTSGIPIHLLAEGRSPDFRQHFCGTHFFNPPRYLPLLEIIPGPETLPEVMDTLSQLGDRILGKTTVICKDTPAFIANRIGVFSMMLVFRLMEQQGWKIEEIDALTGPLIGHPKSATFRTADVVGIDTMVHVARGLYENCPQDEQRDLFQIPAFLQQMVNTQRLGDKTGEGFYKKIKSADGQSEIRVLRLDTQQYEPRQKFSSPAIEQARNISDLGERLRFLHGLKDRVGEFFRHFTYALLAYVSHRIPEIADELYKVDDAMRAGFGWEMGPFEIWEALGVAQTAEQMEKTGYAPAHWVKEMFQKGYTAFFVREADRVACYDPQQKEYRPVPGSHEIIVLRNYSQQKIWENAGTTLYHVGDGVLNLAIHTKMNTIGSEVIQGIQKAIEIAEANYEGLVIGQESPNFSAGANVALILTLALEQEWDELSMAVQTFQQTSLRIRYAQVPVVVAARGLTLGGGCEFCLHADAVQAHAETYMGLVEVGVGLIPAGGGSKEMTQRASEAYRQGEIDLPKLQERFLTIAMAKVSTSAREAFDLQLLRPGYDHITMNANRLLADAKQRVLEMARSGYVPPSPPCIKVLGREALGLFLTGIYAMQEARYISEHDAKVAQKLAYVMSGGDLSEATEVNESYLLDLEREAFLSLCGEPKTLERLQSVLKQGRPVRN; encoded by the coding sequence ATGATGAGAAAACGCATTCACCAGGTTGCTGTATTGGGAGCGGGTGTTATGGGCAGCCGCATTGCCTGTCATCTGGCCAACGCCGGTCTACAGGTGCTGCTGCTGGATATGGTACCCCCTGCTCTCAATGAAAAGGAAAAGCAACAGGGGCTGACAGAAAAAAATCCGGCTTTCCGCAACCGAATCGTGAACGATGCCCTGCAGGCTGCTGTGAAATCAAAACCCTCTCCCATCTTTCACAACAGTGTGCTACAGCGCATTAGCACCGGCAATTTTGAAGATGACCTGCATCGGATTGCAACCTGCGACTGGATTATTGAAGCTGTAGTGGAACAACTGCCCATCAAGCAATCCCTCTTTGAAAAAGTTGAACAATACCGCAAACCAGGTACCTACATTTCCACCAATACCTCGGGTATACCTATCCATTTGCTGGCTGAAGGCCGTTCGCCCGATTTTCGCCAGCATTTCTGCGGTACCCATTTCTTCAATCCTCCCCGCTACCTGCCATTGCTGGAAATCATCCCCGGGCCTGAAACCCTGCCGGAAGTAATGGATACCCTGAGTCAGCTGGGCGATCGGATACTGGGTAAAACCACCGTTATCTGCAAGGATACACCGGCATTTATTGCCAATCGCATTGGCGTGTTCTCCATGATGCTGGTATTTCGGTTAATGGAACAACAGGGCTGGAAAATCGAGGAAATCGATGCACTCACAGGGCCGCTGATTGGTCATCCGAAATCAGCCACCTTCCGCACTGCCGATGTGGTAGGTATTGATACGATGGTGCATGTGGCCCGTGGCCTGTATGAAAATTGCCCACAGGATGAGCAGCGGGATCTGTTTCAGATTCCTGCTTTCCTGCAGCAAATGGTAAATACCCAACGCCTGGGCGATAAAACCGGAGAAGGTTTCTACAAAAAAATAAAATCAGCCGATGGCCAATCCGAAATCCGGGTTTTGCGCCTCGACACCCAGCAATATGAACCACGCCAGAAATTCAGCAGCCCTGCTATTGAACAGGCGCGCAACATCAGCGATCTGGGCGAACGCCTCAGATTTCTGCATGGGCTAAAAGACCGTGTAGGCGAATTTTTCCGGCATTTTACCTATGCCCTGCTGGCTTATGTATCGCATCGCATCCCCGAAATTGCCGATGAGTTGTACAAGGTAGATGATGCCATGCGGGCCGGCTTTGGCTGGGAAATGGGGCCGTTTGAAATCTGGGAGGCACTGGGCGTAGCCCAGACAGCTGAACAGATGGAAAAAACGGGATATGCGCCGGCTCATTGGGTGAAAGAAATGTTTCAAAAAGGATATACCGCCTTTTTCGTCCGCGAAGCCGACCGGGTGGCTTGCTACGATCCGCAGCAAAAGGAATATCGCCCCGTGCCGGGAAGTCATGAAATCATTGTACTGCGCAACTACAGCCAGCAAAAAATCTGGGAAAATGCCGGCACTACGCTTTACCACGTGGGAGATGGGGTGCTGAACCTGGCCATCCACACCAAGATGAATACCATCGGCAGCGAGGTGATTCAAGGTATTCAAAAAGCCATAGAAATCGCCGAAGCAAATTATGAAGGGCTGGTCATCGGCCAGGAATCACCTAATTTTTCGGCCGGTGCCAATGTAGCTTTGATTCTGACCCTGGCCCTGGAGCAGGAATGGGATGAGCTATCCATGGCTGTACAGACTTTTCAGCAAACCAGCCTTAGAATCCGCTACGCACAGGTACCAGTGGTAGTAGCCGCGCGTGGACTTACCCTGGGTGGCGGCTGCGAATTCTGCCTGCATGCCGATGCAGTACAGGCTCATGCTGAAACCTATATGGGCCTGGTAGAAGTGGGCGTTGGACTGATACCCGCCGGCGGAGGATCAAAGGAAATGACACAAAGAGCCAGTGAGGCTTACCGCCAGGGCGAAATAGACCTACCAAAGCTGCAGGAACGTTTCCTGACGATTGCCATGGCCAAAGTATCTACCTCTGCCCGGGAAGCATTTGATCTGCAACTGCTGCGCCCGGGATACGATCATATTACCATGAATGCCAACCGCCTGCTGGCCGATGCCAAACAACGGGTATTGGAAATGGCTCGCAGCGGCTATGTGCCGCCTTCACCTCCCTGCATCAAAGTGCTGGGACGCGAAGCCCTGGGACTTTTCCTCACCGGCATCTATGCCATGCAGGAAGCACGCTACATCAGCGAACACGATGCGAAAGTGGCTCAAAAATTGGCTTATGTGATGAGTGGCGGCGACCTGAGTGAAGCTACGGAAGTAAATGAATCTTATTTGCTTGATTTGGAAAGGGAGGCCTTCCTCTCTCTTTGCGGGGAGCCTAAAACGCTGGAACGCCTGCAAAGCGTATTGAAACAAGGCCGTCCGGTAAGAAATTAA
- the metG gene encoding methionine--tRNA ligase: MPEFKRYLVTAALPYANGPVHIGHLAGCYLPADIYVRYLRARKIPVQFICGTDEHGVPITIKALQENTSPQAIVDRYHQLIRDSFAAMDISFDIFSRTSKPIHHETAAAFFKKLYDEGYFEEKETEQFYDEEKQTFLADRYIVGTCPVCGYEKAYGDQCEKCGSSLSPDELINPRSALSDTIPVKRKTKHWYMPLQRFEPWLRQWILEEHREWKANVYGQCKSWLDHGLQSRAMTRDSHWGVKVPLPNAEGKVLYVWFDAPIGYISATRELLPDSWQQWWQQEDTRLIHFIGKDNIVFHCIIFPAMLKAHGGYILPDNVPANEFLNIEGQKVSTSRNWAVWVHEYIRDFPTEQRGQDVLRYVLCANMPETKDNDFTWKDFQDRNNNELVAILGNFVNRTLVLMHKLCKGKVPPFHEHLKDERDEQLYVNLQQAKQKIEQNLEQFHFRDALTEVMNVAREGNKYLQDKAPWLLARDEAAQQANQQLIDNTIFMCLQLTANLAIFLNPFLPATARKICYLLKVVDRMLEWENAGSLKLLSVGYSLRAPELLFRKIEDAEIEKQIQKLQSGGQQPQPNISASPQPQKESSSSAKPIINFEDFDKIDLRVGTIIAAEKVQKADKLLQLTVDLGNEQRTIVSGIAQHYAPEQIIGQQVVVVANLAPRKLKGITSQGMILMAEDQQGKLHFIAPSAIISPGGKVS, translated from the coding sequence ATGCCCGAATTCAAACGATATCTGGTTACGGCTGCCCTGCCTTATGCCAACGGTCCTGTTCATATTGGTCATTTAGCCGGATGTTATCTGCCGGCCGATATTTATGTGCGTTATTTGCGTGCCAGAAAAATTCCTGTGCAGTTTATCTGCGGTACCGACGAACACGGTGTGCCGATTACCATTAAGGCCCTGCAAGAAAACACATCTCCGCAAGCCATTGTGGATCGCTATCATCAGCTGATACGTGACAGCTTTGCCGCAATGGATATCTCATTCGATATTTTTTCACGTACATCCAAACCCATTCACCACGAAACAGCTGCCGCATTTTTCAAAAAACTATATGACGAAGGATATTTTGAAGAGAAAGAAACCGAACAATTTTACGACGAGGAAAAACAGACTTTCCTGGCCGATCGCTACATTGTAGGCACCTGCCCGGTATGCGGATATGAAAAGGCTTATGGCGATCAGTGCGAAAAATGTGGCTCCTCGCTGAGTCCGGATGAGCTTATCAATCCCCGTTCGGCACTGAGCGACACCATCCCGGTAAAACGGAAAACCAAACATTGGTACATGCCTTTGCAGCGCTTTGAGCCCTGGCTGCGCCAATGGATTCTGGAAGAGCATCGGGAGTGGAAAGCCAATGTATACGGTCAATGCAAAAGCTGGCTGGATCATGGTTTGCAGTCACGTGCCATGACGCGCGACAGTCACTGGGGCGTGAAAGTGCCGTTACCCAATGCAGAAGGAAAGGTGTTGTACGTATGGTTCGATGCACCTATCGGTTATATTTCTGCAACCAGGGAATTATTGCCCGATAGCTGGCAACAATGGTGGCAACAGGAAGATACAAGACTTATTCATTTCATCGGGAAAGATAATATCGTTTTCCATTGCATCATCTTCCCGGCTATGCTGAAGGCCCATGGCGGCTATATCCTGCCCGATAATGTGCCCGCGAATGAGTTTCTGAATATCGAAGGACAAAAAGTTTCCACCAGCCGCAACTGGGCAGTATGGGTACATGAATATATCCGGGATTTCCCAACCGAACAACGCGGACAGGATGTGTTGCGTTATGTGCTGTGTGCCAACATGCCTGAAACTAAAGACAATGATTTTACCTGGAAGGATTTTCAAGATCGCAACAACAATGAGCTGGTGGCTATTCTGGGCAATTTCGTAAACCGCACCCTGGTGCTTATGCACAAATTGTGCAAAGGCAAAGTGCCTCCCTTCCATGAACACCTGAAAGATGAAAGAGATGAACAACTGTACGTGAACCTGCAGCAGGCCAAACAAAAGATTGAACAAAATCTTGAACAATTTCATTTCCGCGATGCACTCACGGAAGTGATGAATGTAGCGCGAGAAGGAAACAAATACCTGCAGGACAAAGCACCATGGCTGCTTGCCAGGGACGAGGCAGCACAACAAGCAAATCAGCAACTCATCGATAACACCATTTTCATGTGCCTGCAGTTAACGGCTAATCTGGCCATTTTCCTGAATCCTTTTCTGCCAGCCACAGCCCGCAAAATCTGCTATTTGCTGAAGGTAGTGGATCGCATGCTGGAATGGGAAAATGCAGGAAGCCTGAAACTGCTGAGTGTAGGGTATAGTTTGCGTGCTCCTGAGTTGTTGTTCCGCAAAATTGAAGATGCAGAAATCGAAAAACAGATCCAAAAACTTCAATCCGGCGGACAGCAGCCACAGCCCAATATCTCAGCCTCCCCTCAACCCCAAAAAGAATCTTCTTCATCTGCCAAACCCATCATCAACTTCGAGGATTTTGATAAGATAGATTTACGTGTGGGCACCATCATTGCAGCTGAAAAAGTACAAAAGGCCGATAAGCTGCTACAACTTACCGTAGATCTGGGTAACGAACAACGCACCATTGTATCAGGCATCGCCCAACATTATGCGCCTGAACAGATTATTGGCCAGCAGGTGGTAGTGGTGGCCAATCTGGCTCCGCGCAAATTGAAAGGTATTACATCACAGGGAATGATCCTCATGGCTGAAGATCAGCAGGGTAAGCTGCATTTCATTGCTCCTTCCGCCATCATTTCACCAGGCGGGAAAGTGAGCTGA
- a CDS encoding S66 peptidase family protein → MVIPPYLNPGDCVGITCPASKITPEAARFAADVIRSWGYDVVLGETVGTAYHNFSAPDEVRLRDLQMMLDDPSIKAILFGRGGYGMIRILDQLRFDKFLQSPKWICGYSDITALHMHVHTHYQVPTLHSMMCSGITQETREDRYVQSLKQAWTVIPGHYSFDMHPLNKTGYAEGVLIGGNLSLLANLSGTRSQPDSRGKILFIEDVGEYKYHIDRMMYQLRRAGWLNGLAALLVGAFTDIKDTITPFGMSVYEIIYQHVKDEIFPVAFGFPVGHQKENYALKIGCKYALTMEESNCVLKEIVSVA, encoded by the coding sequence ATGGTGATTCCACCTTATTTAAACCCGGGCGATTGCGTGGGAATTACCTGTCCGGCAAGTAAAATCACGCCCGAGGCTGCAAGATTCGCCGCTGATGTGATACGCAGCTGGGGATACGATGTGGTGCTTGGTGAAACGGTAGGAACGGCCTATCATAATTTTTCCGCACCTGATGAAGTGCGGCTGCGCGATCTGCAGATGATGCTCGACGATCCATCCATCAAAGCCATCTTGTTTGGTCGTGGAGGTTATGGTATGATTCGTATTCTGGATCAGTTACGGTTTGATAAATTTCTGCAATCGCCCAAATGGATTTGTGGTTACAGCGATATTACGGCTCTGCACATGCATGTACATACACATTATCAGGTACCCACCCTGCATTCCATGATGTGCAGCGGTATCACACAGGAAACACGTGAAGATCGGTATGTGCAAAGCCTTAAACAAGCCTGGACGGTCATTCCCGGGCATTATAGTTTTGATATGCATCCATTAAACAAAACCGGATATGCAGAAGGTGTATTGATAGGAGGTAATCTTTCCTTGCTGGCCAATCTCTCCGGCACACGTTCCCAGCCCGACAGCCGGGGCAAGATATTGTTTATTGAAGATGTGGGTGAATACAAATATCATATTGATCGCATGATGTATCAATTACGAAGAGCAGGATGGCTGAACGGACTAGCAGCTTTGCTGGTAGGGGCTTTTACTGATATCAAAGATACAATCACACCTTTTGGTATGTCAGTATATGAAATCATTTATCAGCATGTGAAAGATGAAATATTTCCCGTAGCATTTGGCTTTCCGGTAGGTCATCAGAAAGAAAATTATGCATTGAAAATTGGATGCAAGTATGCATTAACTATGGAAGAAAGTAATTGTGTGCTGAAAGAAATTGTTTCGGTTGCGTAG